The following coding sequences are from one Nicotiana tomentosiformis chromosome 3, ASM39032v3, whole genome shotgun sequence window:
- the LOC138907798 gene encoding uncharacterized protein, translating into MGGSYCGGKSTFRGGSPGPSQSFAQSSASAQLSGSSQQQQWIRFRTSLSNRGSYQQGHHGGRIQQQRRPPCPRCGNIHLGICYTNLPICYGCGLRGHIKRDCLLSHQGAGRGRGMAHPASSAATTSATPPLARGNPTPALRGTARGGA; encoded by the coding sequence ATGGGTGGTTCTTATTGTGGTGGCAAATCAACGTTCAGGGGAGGGTCGCCAGGGCCATCTCAGTCCTTTGcccagtcttcggctagtgcacaGCTATCAGGGTCCAGCCAACAACAGCAGTGGATCCGTTTCAGGACCAGTCTCAGCAAcaggggatcctaccagcagggtcaTCATGGTGGTAGAATCCAGCAGCAGAGAAGACCCCCATGCCCTAGATGTGGAAATAtacacctaggaatatgctacacgaacttacccatatgctatgggtgcggattgaggggtcacattaaGAGGGATTGTCTTTTGTCCCACCAAGGTGCGGGCAGGGGTAGGGGCATGGCACatccagccagttctgcagctactacatctgcaACACCTCCTCTAGCTCGAGGCAATCCAACACCTGCACTGCGTggtacagctaggggtggagcatag